In the Candidatus Saccharimonas aalborgensis genome, one interval contains:
- a CDS encoding ribonuclease H family protein, producing the protein MRMFHTDGSASPNPGPGGFAVIEHSKPVVLGSESGDTTNIRMEGHALIAAMELAGGEACQIYSDSEFWINVMTKWAPSWEARGWTKKGGDIKNLDLVKRAYELFCTGNVSLIWVRGHNDDEQNELADEWANRAREGERLS; encoded by the coding sequence ATGAGAATGTTCCACACTGATGGTAGTGCAAGTCCAAACCCCGGTCCGGGCGGCTTTGCCGTGATTGAGCACAGCAAGCCAGTTGTGCTCGGCAGCGAGTCAGGGGACACGACCAATATCCGCATGGAAGGCCATGCACTCATCGCTGCTATGGAGCTTGCGGGCGGCGAAGCATGCCAGATATATAGCGATAGTGAATTTTGGATAAACGTGATGACAAAATGGGCGCCATCGTGGGAAGCAAGAGGCTGGACAAAAAAGGGAGGCGACATAAAAAACCTTGATCTTGTAAAGCGAGCATACGAGTTGTTTTGCACGGGAAATGTCTCGCTCATCTGGGTTCGTGGACACAATGATGATGAACAAAATGAACTTGCCGATGAATGGGCGAACCGCGCAAGAGAGGGAGAACGACTATCATGA
- the cyaB gene encoding class IV adenylate cyclase has protein sequence MREIEIKVLLKDKDLAIAALKKADIALGEPKKQHDVVYCLPGDRERAGESGVNWLRIRTQNDSEVFFTLKQSVSGSLDSIEHETTIASASEMDASLRLMGYEIFSDLTKYRQTAHVGKIELCLDEVPPLGSFIELEKLVDGPSDVVAVERELFAVLDSLGIEYDERITIGYDELMNDYLEAGK, from the coding sequence ATGCGAGAAATTGAGATAAAAGTGCTGCTGAAAGATAAGGATCTAGCTATTGCTGCACTAAAAAAAGCAGATATTGCTCTTGGTGAACCAAAAAAGCAACACGATGTCGTGTACTGTTTGCCCGGGGACAGAGAGAGGGCGGGAGAGTCAGGGGTCAACTGGCTCAGAATACGTACACAGAATGATAGCGAGGTGTTTTTTACGCTGAAGCAATCTGTTTCGGGAAGTCTCGATAGTATTGAACACGAGACAACCATCGCGAGCGCCTCAGAGATGGATGCGAGTTTGCGGTTGATGGGATACGAAATCTTTAGTGATCTCACCAAATATCGTCAGACAGCGCATGTTGGTAAGATCGAACTTTGTCTTGATGAAGTACCACCTCTTGGTTCGTTCATTGAGCTTGAGAAGTTAGTTGATGGGCCAAGTGATGTAGTGGCGGTCGAACGAGAGTTGTTCGCTGTACTTGATTCACTTGGCATCGAGTATGACGAGCGCATCACTATTGGGTACGATGAGTTGATGAATGACTATTTGGAGGCGGGGAAGTAG
- a CDS encoding DUF7768 domain-containing protein: MMTERQMRPQVQIESPFMASTRDGIAVRVVYLMNAMRHSMFERGEAPYASHIINTLVTDDTSALEREIGIEAGLVIGGKADYTAVYTDLGISSGMEHGIQRAEREGRPIVYRRLYNNALSLQELEALIRSTSPRPIEAIEALYGHILR; encoded by the coding sequence ATGATGACCGAACGACAGATGCGACCACAAGTTCAAATAGAGAGCCCGTTCATGGCATCGACCAGGGACGGTATCGCAGTGCGCGTCGTCTATCTTATGAACGCGATGCGTCACAGCATGTTTGAGAGAGGTGAAGCACCCTATGCCAGTCATATCATCAATACGCTAGTGACAGATGACACCAGTGCCTTGGAGCGCGAGATTGGCATAGAAGCGGGGCTAGTCATTGGCGGGAAAGCCGACTACACCGCTGTTTATACTGACCTTGGTATTAGCTCAGGTATGGAACATGGTATCCAGCGTGCTGAGCGCGAGGGCCGGCCCATCGTGTATCGTCGCTTGTACAACAACGCTCTATCGCTTCAAGAACTTGAAGCACTCATTCGCAGCACCTCACCTCGCCCTATCGAAGCGATTGAGGCGCTGTATGGCCACATCCTTCGATAA
- a CDS encoding gluconeogenesis factor YvcK family protein, with amino-acid sequence MNEPFAKQEAKVTVIGGGTGSFTLLSALKEHTSQIAAIVNMVDDGGSTGVLRDELGVLPPGDVRQCLVALSDSPKIRDLFSYRFDSGTFAGHSFGNIFLTALEKSTGNFAEAVETAGEILRVNGTVIPATLDDVRLVMSWPGSSVRLHGERVIDADHFKRDPRKALLSLEPTPSVNPIAIKAIEQADLVVIAPGDIYTSLGPLLAIKGIGDALRQTDAVVVYVCNLVTKDGQTNDFTVSDHAGEIERLGGGDILDIVLYNSQVPSARLLKRYEAENDYLVKIDKKVLDSQHYHAVGGHFLGQIISYDPKEQMIPVTRSFIRHNPVAVASALMTFIEKKKISS; translated from the coding sequence ATGAACGAGCCATTCGCAAAACAGGAAGCAAAGGTGACAGTTATTGGTGGCGGTACAGGTAGTTTTACGTTACTCTCTGCGCTCAAGGAGCACACTTCCCAAATCGCCGCCATTGTAAACATGGTGGACGATGGTGGTAGTACCGGAGTGCTAAGAGATGAATTAGGCGTGCTTCCGCCGGGTGATGTGAGGCAGTGTCTTGTTGCTCTGAGCGATTCACCCAAAATACGCGACTTATTTAGCTATCGATTTGATAGCGGAACGTTCGCGGGACATTCTTTTGGTAACATATTTTTGACAGCGCTCGAGAAAAGCACGGGCAATTTCGCCGAAGCTGTTGAGACAGCGGGTGAGATACTGCGAGTTAATGGGACAGTTATCCCCGCGACGCTAGATGACGTACGACTTGTCATGAGTTGGCCGGGATCATCAGTACGTCTCCATGGCGAACGGGTAATTGATGCTGACCACTTTAAGAGGGACCCACGAAAAGCTTTGCTGAGTCTTGAGCCAACGCCTTCGGTAAACCCGATAGCGATAAAGGCTATTGAGCAGGCGGACTTGGTCGTTATTGCGCCGGGCGATATCTATACTTCACTTGGACCACTGTTGGCAATAAAGGGGATCGGGGATGCTCTTCGCCAAACAGATGCGGTGGTAGTGTATGTTTGTAATCTTGTGACGAAAGATGGTCAGACAAATGACTTTACTGTTTCTGATCACGCGGGAGAGATTGAACGACTAGGTGGTGGTGACATTCTGGATATCGTGCTCTATAACAGCCAGGTTCCGTCGGCGCGGCTCCTGAAGCGCTATGAAGCCGAGAATGATTATCTGGTAAAGATCGACAAGAAAGTGCTTGATTCTCAGCATTACCATGCCGTTGGTGGACATTTCTTGGGTCAGATTATTAGCTACGATCCAAAGGAACAAATGATACCAGTCACCCGGTCTTTTATACGGCATAATCCGGTCGCTGTAGCGAGTGCACTCATGACGTTCATTGAAAAGAAGAAGATCTCTTCATAA
- a CDS encoding glycoside hydrolase family 1 protein, protein MARQQPIRFPADFLWGAVVSAHQTEGGNHNQWSVWELENARSLAAQASYQYGDLEHWHSIERQAKSPDNYVSAKAVDHYHQYQHDFDLVKRLHMNALRFSVEWSRLQPEKDAWNVDEMQHYKEYVAALKQRGLEPIVTLFHITLPVWFVEMGGFEKRRNVRYFVDFAEKVISELGPAIQFVITMHEPDEYVRQSYLIGRWPPQDQSRSRAFRVLNNLALAHNRVAELLHAQSGRYKVSVAKNSAYIYPGDDAWLTVRASAAIQYIHDDYFLQKVMKTCDFIGVNYHGSQRIYGYRVHNDNKEISDLGNDLHPDHLAHALERLSERYKKPILVTESGIADATDRRRKWWLMQSIIAMQQALSSGVELIGYLHGGLLDSFEWDKGFWPRYGLYEVDRKSMKRSARPSAAWLSKVIKSLRGI, encoded by the coding sequence ATGGCGAGGCAACAACCAATACGCTTTCCGGCCGATTTTTTGTGGGGTGCCGTTGTGAGTGCGCACCAAACAGAGGGCGGAAATCACAACCAATGGTCGGTGTGGGAACTTGAGAATGCTCGCTCGCTTGCCGCACAAGCCTCGTATCAATACGGGGATCTAGAACATTGGCACTCAATTGAGCGTCAAGCAAAATCGCCGGACAACTACGTTTCCGCTAAAGCAGTCGATCACTATCATCAATACCAGCATGATTTTGATTTAGTGAAGCGACTGCATATGAATGCGCTTCGATTTAGCGTCGAGTGGTCTCGGTTGCAGCCAGAAAAAGACGCCTGGAATGTTGACGAGATGCAGCACTATAAGGAGTATGTCGCCGCGCTGAAACAGCGAGGCCTGGAACCAATCGTGACGCTATTTCACATCACGTTACCCGTTTGGTTTGTAGAGATGGGTGGGTTTGAGAAGCGCCGCAATGTACGGTATTTTGTTGATTTCGCAGAAAAAGTAATTAGCGAACTTGGTCCGGCGATCCAATTTGTCATCACTATGCACGAACCCGATGAATATGTGAGACAAAGTTACTTAATCGGTCGATGGCCGCCTCAGGACCAGAGTCGGTCACGAGCATTCAGGGTGCTCAATAATCTGGCGCTCGCACACAATAGGGTGGCCGAGCTGCTGCATGCCCAAAGCGGGCGCTATAAAGTATCAGTTGCAAAAAATAGCGCCTACATCTACCCCGGAGATGACGCATGGTTGACGGTGAGGGCGTCGGCAGCAATCCAATATATTCATGATGACTATTTTCTGCAAAAAGTGATGAAAACCTGCGACTTTATAGGAGTCAACTACCACGGTAGTCAGCGCATCTACGGCTATCGGGTTCACAACGATAACAAAGAGATAAGTGATCTTGGAAATGACCTACATCCAGATCATCTGGCACATGCCCTTGAGCGCCTAAGTGAGCGCTACAAAAAACCAATTCTTGTCACTGAGAGCGGCATAGCAGATGCAACTGACCGGCGTCGCAAATGGTGGTTGATGCAGTCAATCATTGCGATGCAGCAGGCGCTTTCAAGTGGTGTTGAACTTATCGGTTATCTGCATGGGGGGCTACTTGATTCATTTGAATGGGATAAGGGCTTTTGGCCCCGCTATGGTCTTTATGAAGTGGATAGGAAAAGTATGAAGCGTTCCGCGCGACCTTCTGCGGCATGGTTGTCAAAAGTAATCAAATCACTAAGAGGTATATAA
- a CDS encoding excalibur calcium-binding domain-containing protein yields the protein MAQTKVRRVSTAKSTSASVSASVTSAPIVSTGPAWAVWILSRFPGVRYHYQPWGKTKRSVIAVLLYLVALPIIPVVIAIVWYSKDPEGFKKSPLMPVLVAVIAAWVGGFGWVANQTPITDGTPMASVKASADGESSTVNADPAATADQVSKDKIANQTTSNPTNGRKFENCTAAFEAGVFNIARNNASYERRLDRDNDGIACEK from the coding sequence ATGGCACAGACAAAAGTAAGGCGCGTCAGCACTGCTAAGAGTACAAGTGCGTCCGTAAGCGCATCGGTGACAAGCGCGCCAATAGTATCAACCGGCCCGGCATGGGCTGTTTGGATTTTGTCACGCTTTCCAGGTGTTCGTTATCATTATCAGCCCTGGGGAAAGACCAAGCGAAGTGTGATTGCTGTACTACTCTACTTGGTGGCCTTGCCGATCATTCCTGTCGTAATCGCTATCGTGTGGTACTCTAAAGACCCAGAAGGATTTAAGAAAAGCCCGCTCATGCCAGTGCTCGTAGCGGTGATCGCCGCATGGGTAGGAGGGTTTGGCTGGGTAGCAAATCAAACACCAATCACTGACGGTACGCCGATGGCAAGCGTCAAAGCCTCGGCAGATGGTGAGTCGAGTACGGTGAACGCTGATCCTGCGGCAACTGCCGATCAGGTCTCAAAAGACAAGATAGCAAACCAAACTACCAGCAATCCAACCAACGGGCGTAAGTTTGAAAACTGTACTGCTGCATTTGAAGCAGGAGTATTCAATATTGCACGAAACAATGCCTCATATGAGCGTCGTCTCGATCGAGATAACGACGGCATTGCGTGTGAAAAATAG
- a CDS encoding methionine adenosyltransferase domain-containing protein has translation MSIHTAIERLDYRTAESVSPGHPDKLCDQISDAILDAYLTVDPNARVAVEACGGHGTVFLTGEVTAGQYVDVVPIVKRLAGEDVEIIEHIVKQSPEIARGVDAGGAGDQGIMVGYACNETPELLPLETVLARQLNQHLFDQWPFDGKTQVTLRNGVIESVVASFQNVDQASLKQAVESWLKEIAGIAVSPEVQLHINPAGDWSQGGFDADAGLTGRKLVVDNYGPGVPIGGGCFSGKDASKVDRSAAYMARRVAVDYLRKNNAKEVYCYLAYAIGYDQPLEATVIVDGVQQIVEGYDLSPRGIIEALDLKKPQYEQTARYGHFGHGFAWDK, from the coding sequence ATGTCAATTCATACAGCAATCGAGCGGCTCGACTATCGAACAGCAGAGAGTGTCAGTCCAGGACATCCCGACAAACTATGTGATCAGATAAGTGATGCTATTTTGGATGCGTACTTGACGGTTGACCCAAATGCTCGCGTCGCCGTGGAGGCGTGCGGAGGCCATGGAACGGTGTTTTTGACTGGCGAAGTAACGGCTGGCCAGTATGTTGACGTTGTTCCTATCGTAAAACGTTTGGCGGGCGAGGATGTCGAGATAATAGAGCACATCGTCAAGCAAAGCCCCGAGATTGCTCGTGGTGTAGACGCTGGTGGCGCGGGTGATCAGGGTATTATGGTAGGCTATGCGTGCAATGAAACACCTGAGTTATTGCCGCTGGAAACGGTTTTGGCACGTCAACTTAACCAACACCTATTTGATCAATGGCCATTTGACGGCAAAACGCAGGTGACGCTCAGAAACGGTGTCATCGAATCAGTTGTAGCGAGTTTTCAAAACGTCGACCAAGCCAGTCTCAAGCAGGCGGTCGAATCCTGGTTAAAAGAAATTGCCGGAATCGCCGTTAGTCCTGAGGTGCAGCTTCATATCAACCCGGCAGGGGATTGGTCTCAGGGTGGCTTTGACGCCGACGCTGGTCTTACAGGTCGGAAGTTGGTGGTAGACAACTATGGGCCAGGTGTACCAATAGGTGGAGGATGTTTTAGTGGTAAAGATGCCTCGAAGGTTGATCGCAGTGCTGCCTATATGGCTCGTCGTGTTGCTGTTGACTACCTGAGGAAGAATAATGCAAAAGAAGTATATTGCTATCTCGCCTACGCTATTGGGTATGACCAACCCTTGGAGGCGACCGTGATTGTTGATGGTGTACAGCAAATTGTCGAGGGGTATGACCTGAGTCCTCGAGGTATTATAGAAGCACTTGATTTAAAAAAACCTCAATACGAACAGACCGCTCGCTATGGACATTTTGGTCATGGGTTTGCATGGGATAAATAG
- a CDS encoding Kiwa anti-phage protein KwaB-like domain-containing protein — MTTSLTTVQTTDIFLWANQADRDKDQLEIDLFLFTKGYTVYATNYAKELKAQLKVLFLYDMISTVQTGAATGMIVRDFEAAASEENVLERTTLDKVEHAQEVIEQIMYGEEGLEVFREGDHEFKKVKGIVARFQMKGKSPFFVVKLLPQSQVLKGATAWMYNGDSFQPFSADAGLRITPDNQVLIADQDIFAFSEVKFVRLFGYDAKKFAVAEEKIKEIEAHFKLKFPDGMTFDALVRDTPSLVTKLQKVDPTSVTQDQIITHAEEMDLELMTDDAVGAIIIMDAKDAAKFVNLLNDDYVTSDMTGIKYELKAKKELHASAPVEQ; from the coding sequence ATGACTACTTCACTAACTACAGTACAAACGACCGATATTTTCCTGTGGGCGAATCAAGCAGATAGAGACAAAGATCAGCTAGAGATTGACCTATTTCTCTTTACAAAGGGCTACACGGTGTATGCGACTAACTACGCAAAGGAACTCAAGGCGCAGCTCAAGGTGTTATTTCTCTATGACATGATCAGCACAGTCCAGACTGGGGCAGCAACGGGTATGATAGTGCGTGACTTTGAAGCGGCGGCCTCAGAGGAAAATGTACTGGAGCGTACGACACTCGACAAAGTTGAACACGCTCAAGAAGTGATCGAGCAAATCATGTATGGTGAAGAAGGGCTTGAAGTATTTCGCGAGGGCGACCACGAGTTCAAAAAGGTTAAGGGCATTGTTGCACGGTTTCAGATGAAGGGAAAGAGCCCATTTTTTGTAGTCAAGTTGCTTCCGCAGTCACAGGTACTAAAGGGAGCTACGGCATGGATGTACAACGGCGACTCGTTCCAGCCGTTTAGTGCCGATGCTGGGCTACGTATTACCCCCGACAATCAAGTGCTCATCGCGGACCAAGATATTTTTGCGTTTAGTGAGGTTAAGTTTGTGCGACTGTTTGGCTATGATGCCAAGAAGTTTGCGGTAGCAGAGGAGAAGATCAAGGAAATCGAAGCGCATTTCAAGCTGAAGTTCCCTGATGGGATGACGTTTGACGCGCTGGTGCGAGATACTCCCAGTCTAGTGACAAAACTTCAAAAAGTTGATCCGACAAGTGTCACGCAAGACCAAATCATCACTCATGCTGAAGAAATGGATCTGGAACTAATGACTGATGATGCAGTCGGTGCGATTATTATCATGGATGCGAAGGATGCCGCCAAGTTTGTCAACCTCCTCAACGATGATTATGTGACCAGTGATATGACGGGTATCAAATACGAGCTCAAGGCAAAAAAAGAGCTCCATGCCAGCGCTCCAGTTGAACAGTAG
- a CDS encoding FKBP-type peptidyl-prolyl cis-trans isomerase: protein MKYEGTKLPNFEPRDQVTELETTDTEVGTGEEVRPGATITAHYTGALVKNGIIFQSSHDFGKAITFGLDQVIAGWTEGVPGMKVGGTRRLVIPAVKAYGERSPAKNIPANSDLVFDIELIAIPRNGQ from the coding sequence ATGAAATACGAAGGAACTAAACTACCGAACTTTGAACCTCGCGACCAGGTAACTGAACTTGAGACTACCGATACAGAGGTCGGTACGGGCGAGGAAGTGAGGCCCGGTGCCACGATCACCGCTCACTATACGGGAGCACTTGTCAAAAATGGTATTATTTTTCAGAGCTCACATGATTTTGGCAAAGCGATCACCTTTGGACTCGATCAGGTAATCGCCGGTTGGACTGAGGGGGTGCCAGGTATGAAAGTTGGGGGAACGAGACGGCTCGTCATACCAGCAGTGAAAGCCTATGGGGAGCGAAGTCCCGCAAAAAATATTCCGGCAAATAGCGACCTAGTATTTGATATCGAGCTCATAGCAATTCCAAGAAACGGTCAATAA
- a CDS encoding class IV adenylate cyclase: MDTEIEVKFLRTDHAVVRRALTAVGAVCEQPMRLMRRAVFATTPEMHSESGYIRVRDEGERVTLTYKQFDKELTLHGAQEIETTVADYDKTVAILKAAGIRCFSTQESKRETWKYRGTEVVLDEWPWLEPYIEIEGESELALREVASELGFDWEKDAVFGDVMAAYRAQYPHLSMNDTVGSLPMVRFGDALPEMFEQRKGLTE; encoded by the coding sequence ATGGATACAGAGATAGAAGTTAAGTTCTTGAGAACAGATCATGCTGTCGTACGTCGCGCACTCACTGCTGTGGGCGCCGTTTGCGAGCAGCCAATGCGTTTGATGCGACGGGCGGTGTTTGCTACGACGCCGGAAATGCATAGTGAATCGGGCTATATCCGCGTTCGCGATGAGGGCGAGCGAGTAACGCTCACTTACAAGCAGTTCGATAAAGAGTTGACGCTTCATGGTGCACAAGAAATCGAAACAACAGTTGCTGATTATGATAAAACAGTAGCTATTCTCAAAGCGGCCGGCATCCGCTGTTTTTCGACACAAGAGTCAAAGCGCGAAACCTGGAAATATAGAGGGACAGAAGTGGTACTCGATGAGTGGCCATGGCTCGAACCATATATCGAGATAGAGGGTGAGAGCGAGTTGGCACTCCGTGAGGTGGCAAGCGAGCTCGGGTTTGACTGGGAAAAGGATGCGGTATTTGGCGATGTCATGGCAGCGTATCGGGCGCAGTACCCCCATCTTTCAATGAATGATACGGTCGGGTCCCTGCCGATGGTGCGGTTTGGGGATGCGCTTCCAGAAATGTTTGAACAGAGAAAAGGATTAACAGAATGA
- a CDS encoding DDE-type integrase/transposase/recombinase, which translates to MAYSSNIYLPRTRRNAVNLVLFEGWSMAKVSRHIGVHRSTIWRWCQRPEAANRVKLLRTRSSRPHSHPKQLTEAVVRRVLELRWELKRCAEVIWRVLQREGVYISLASVGRILARHKQVSSLYGRKGKVYHRRTPRPRVEAPGSFLEMDTIHFKDWKTKQAYYVYTLIDLKSRWAYAAYSPRISPERTNEFVLSALKAAPFKVQLVQTDNGQEFGNACEAYLNTHGIEQRRIRLGRKNDNAHIERFNRTLQDECLGRWPNEDTIQARLTAYLDFYNTKRYHLGIQCRRPMDVAKVLS; encoded by the coding sequence ATGGCCTATTCTAGCAACATTTATCTTCCAAGGACACGGCGGAACGCCGTGAACTTGGTGCTTTTCGAGGGGTGGAGTATGGCGAAAGTATCTCGACACATTGGTGTCCATCGCTCTACAATCTGGCGATGGTGCCAGCGTCCCGAGGCCGCCAACCGCGTGAAATTGCTTCGCACCCGCTCTTCGCGTCCTCATTCTCACCCCAAACAACTCACTGAAGCGGTAGTTCGGCGTGTGCTTGAGCTTCGTTGGGAACTAAAGCGCTGCGCTGAAGTCATCTGGCGTGTATTGCAGCGCGAGGGGGTCTACATTAGTCTCGCAAGTGTGGGCCGCATTCTCGCGCGCCACAAGCAAGTCTCCTCACTCTATGGCCGCAAGGGCAAAGTATACCACAGGCGCACTCCTCGCCCCCGCGTAGAAGCCCCCGGCAGCTTCCTTGAAATGGATACCATCCATTTCAAAGACTGGAAGACAAAACAAGCCTACTATGTCTATACTCTCATCGATCTAAAGAGCCGCTGGGCATATGCGGCATATAGCCCGAGGATATCTCCAGAGAGAACAAATGAGTTTGTTCTCTCTGCTCTTAAGGCTGCGCCGTTTAAGGTGCAGCTCGTCCAGACGGACAATGGGCAGGAGTTCGGCAATGCTTGTGAAGCCTATCTGAATACACACGGTATTGAGCAACGGCGCATCCGTCTCGGCCGCAAGAACGACAACGCCCACATTGAGCGGTTTAACCGCACATTGCAAGATGAGTGCCTCGGAAGATGGCCGAATGAAGACACTATCCAGGCACGCCTGACGGCGTACCTGGACTTCTACAATACAAAGCGCTACCATTTAGGTATCCAGTGCAGACGGCCGATGGATGTTGCAAAGGTTTTGAGTTAG
- a CDS encoding ATP-dependent DNA helicase encodes MNQGLALEILLAGESALLTGPAGTGKTYVLNQFIRLSKYEGKHVSVTATTGLAATHLGGTTIHTWSGIGINDSLPDGFVDHISKGRRDIIEKTDILIIDEVSMLHDYRLDMVDEVCRIVRKQPDTPFGGIQLIMSGDFFQLPPINREGSRTGGFVVESHAWRDLDPIILYLDDQYRQDENDDLYDILTHLRAGDLRRRHAELLLARADETPPPTSSLTELHTINVDVDRINNQQLERLPGDEVAYDQHTTGSVSYVESLQRSVLAPATLTLKKGALVMAVKNDTNRRYANGSIGTVVAFENGSDYPVVEFHSGRTVTMMPDTWELRDGDKKRASISQIPLRLAWAITVHKSQGMTLDIARIDLTKAFVPGMGYVALSRVKKLSNLYLTGINRMALQVSEQAQEIDSQLRRQSVAAAKRFSHLHQKAVKRKDEGVGPKKKKQPSGSWAQKIAVMRETYPQAYMLWTEADDATLKTDFLGGADIMMLSKKLGRHEGSIRMRLQKHFGEDMVA; translated from the coding sequence ATGAATCAGGGGTTAGCACTCGAGATATTACTGGCGGGCGAAAGCGCGCTCCTTACGGGTCCAGCGGGAACCGGTAAGACGTATGTGCTCAACCAATTTATCCGTCTCAGTAAGTATGAGGGCAAGCATGTCAGCGTAACTGCTACCACCGGCCTCGCGGCGACCCACCTGGGGGGAACAACGATACATACCTGGTCGGGGATCGGTATCAACGATAGTCTACCGGATGGTTTTGTCGATCATATTAGTAAGGGTCGACGAGATATTATAGAAAAAACAGACATCCTCATTATCGACGAGGTATCAATGCTGCATGATTACCGGCTTGATATGGTTGATGAGGTCTGTCGGATAGTGCGCAAACAGCCAGATACCCCATTTGGTGGCATACAGCTTATTATGAGTGGCGATTTCTTTCAATTACCCCCCATTAATCGAGAGGGAAGTAGGACGGGTGGTTTCGTTGTTGAAAGTCACGCATGGCGTGATCTTGATCCTATTATTTTGTACCTCGATGATCAGTATCGACAAGATGAAAATGATGATCTGTATGATATCCTCACTCACCTCAGGGCGGGTGATCTTCGCCGCCGACACGCCGAGTTGCTGCTTGCGCGTGCTGACGAAACACCGCCGCCCACATCTTCGCTGACAGAGCTGCATACAATCAATGTTGATGTTGATCGTATCAATAACCAACAGCTTGAACGGCTGCCTGGGGATGAAGTGGCCTACGACCAGCACACTACGGGTTCTGTTAGCTATGTCGAAAGCCTTCAGCGAAGTGTGCTGGCGCCAGCCACACTGACGCTTAAAAAAGGTGCATTAGTTATGGCAGTAAAAAATGATACTAACCGTCGCTATGCAAACGGTAGTATCGGCACCGTTGTGGCGTTCGAAAATGGCAGTGATTATCCCGTCGTTGAGTTTCATAGTGGACGCACAGTAACGATGATGCCTGATACTTGGGAGTTGCGAGATGGTGATAAAAAACGGGCCAGCATCAGCCAAATACCCCTCAGACTAGCATGGGCGATCACCGTTCACAAAAGCCAGGGTATGACGCTTGATATCGCTCGTATTGACCTCACTAAAGCGTTTGTACCCGGTATGGGATATGTCGCACTCAGCCGAGTAAAAAAGTTATCCAATCTCTATCTTACCGGGATTAATCGTATGGCGCTGCAAGTGAGTGAGCAAGCTCAGGAGATTGATAGCCAACTTCGACGTCAAAGTGTGGCCGCGGCAAAGAGATTTAGTCATCTGCATCAGAAAGCAGTAAAGAGGAAAGATGAAGGAGTAGGTCCGAAAAAGAAAAAGCAACCATCGGGTAGTTGGGCGCAAAAGATAGCTGTCATGCGCGAAACGTACCCACAGGCGTATATGCTGTGGACTGAGGCCGACGATGCTACGCTTAAGACAGATTTCTTAGGAGGTGCGGATATAATGATGTTGAGCAAAAAACTTGGACGGCACGAGGGAAGTATTAGGATGCGTCTGCAGAAGCACTTTGGTGAAGATATGGTTGCCTAG